A segment of the Patescibacteria group bacterium genome:
AGGCTGTACGAGGTGACTTTAAGACTATTGATCAAGCATGGGAAGCTCACAAAATTCGAAACGCTATAGCTCATGAAGGATCTGATTTTATTCTAACCCAACGTGATGCTCAAAGAATCATTGGTCTCTATGAAGATGTATTTCGTGAATTTGACTTTATCTAATTTCTCATATATATTTTAAACGCGGTTTGGTGGAACGGTACCACGGGAGGCTCATAACCTCCAAAACTCGGTTCAACTCCGAGAACCGCAACAAGATTAACAAAGATACCCGAAAGGGTATTTTTGTTTGCTTAGTTTTACATATTGAATATTCGGGCATAGCATGGTAATCTAAATTTCACGTCAGAGTAGCTCAGTTGGTAGAGCACAGGACTCATAAGCCTGGGGTCGTGGGTTCGATCCCCACCTCTGACACATTAAGTTTGCATTAAGCGTACACTTGACCTAATCAGGCTCATCAGGTAGCATTCATCGTGGAGCGGTTTGACATTGGAGTCTACCGCGTTCTCGCATCACATCTCACTGAAGGACTGCTTCATGCAGTACGGGACTCACTCTCGGAAGGAAAGCTCCTACCCCCGCAAGGCCAACTCGCACGGCAAGAAGAAGCGCCGTGGGCCGCGCAGCCGCGACAACAAGGGGCAGCCCGTCACCACGTGGACTCGTCACCGGTAGAAGAACTTCGCCCGTAAGAGGAAGTACAGAGGCATCGCCACGTTGTGGATGATCGCCTTTTTTTATATCAAAATTTCCGCCTAGATTTGCTGAATTCCTAAAAATCTGCTACATTTTACCCACATCCATTTTGGATATGCGGCCTTAGCTCAACTGGTTAGAGCACTCGCCTGTCACGTGAGAGGTTGCCGGTTCGAGTCCGGTAGGCCGCGCAAAGAATAGTAAATTAGAAATCCCCAGCATGAGCTGGGGATTTGTTGTATAATTATCAAATGTATCAAAAGGTAACAAGAAATAAGTTTTTGTTTTCAGCAATGCCTGGTTATCTTATGAGTCTTTGTATGTTTTGTATTACTGGTAGTCTTTATAATAAAGATGAAGCTCCATCTGGGCCATTCATTATTGCTGTCGGATTATTTTTAATGTTTGTATCAACATTTAGTTTTTATATATTTTCGCTCCATTCATATTTCTTTGATTAATACCCGATGAAAAACATTTTCAATCGCTCATCACTAAATCCGATACTTCCTCCTACTAGTGAATGGTGGAAAGTGTATAATCCAGGTGCTGTCCTTGATGAGCAGGGAATTATCCATCTCTATCCACGAGTTGTAAAAAAAGAAGAAGATTGGCATTCTCGAATTGCTCATGCAACTTCAACAGATGGTGAGCATTTTACATGGGATTCTAATCTCATACTTGAGCGTGAGAATTCATTTGAAAAGAGGGGACTTGAAGATCCACGTGTTGTAGAAATAGATAGTACCTACTACATGGCGTATGCGGCCTATGATGGAAAACATGTGCAATTACATACTGCGATTGCTACTAATCCATATGGACCATGGCAGCGACAAGGCGAAGCCTTACCGGGATTTAATTTTTTTGCACATGGAGCAAAGATGGTGAAATGGGAACATGGAAAGCCTGTTGAAAAAACAGTAACAAAGAGAGGTGAGTATTGGTCAAAGTCAGGCACCTATTTTCCTCAGAAAATTAACGATGAGTATGTAATGCTCTTTGGTGAATATTATATGTGGCTTGCAACATCACAAGATGGCATTACCTTTCACTCAGATGAAAAGCCATTTATTACTCCACGTAAAGGTACTAAGTATTTTGATAACACATTTATAGAGACTGGTCCTCAGCCAATCCTCACAGAAAAGGGATGGCTAGTTTTGTATCACGGTATTGATGAAGCATTTCGTTATCAGCTTGGATTCATGATTTTGGATAAAGACAATCCTCGAAATATTTTGTATAGATCAGATGAATCTATTTTTGGACCTCAAGAAGACTATGAAGTTGGAGATGCTCTTATTGATGTAATCCCCGGCGGAGTGGATGCAATGAGTACCATGGATGATAATGAGCTCAAATCATTTTATAAAAAAGCACGTGATGAAAATATTATGCCTCAGGTTACTTTTTGTCCTGGAATTATAGTGCAGGATGGAATTGTGAGAATTTATTATGGAGCCGGGGACACTTCTATATGTACTGCATGGGCACGTCTTGAAGATATTTTGAAATTAGTTGCGTAAGTTTACTTGTATTACTCTCTAATTCGCTTTGAGAACTCAGGATCGTCTGCAAATTTTAATGCACGTTCATTAATTAAATATTTTTCGCGTGCTTGTTCTATTGGTAGGTCTGTATCAAGCAACCCTAATTTGTAAGCCAACTTATCCGAAAATCCGGGCATAACAAATGCAAAGCTAAAGGGAACTTTGTTGGGAGTAATTGCATTTACATGTTCAACAATATTGGTCGTGCAATTACTTGTAATACTATTGTAAAACTCAGGTTTGTCTTTCAATGTATTAACTCTAGTAATAATACTCATAAATAAATCTTGAGCCTTTGCTTGTGTCGTTTTTACTGGATACACATAAACCTGATCTTTTCTATAATTGGATCGTAGTTTTACTGCATCACGTTCATCAGCTAAAACGTACATGAGTTCATAACTATTAAAGAGGCCTTTGAATGCAGAAAATTTTTCACCTTGCTCTTTTCTGATTTCTACAGATACCGCCAAAAATTGATCGTTCTCAAATTCAAAGCTTAAGAACGTATGGGCTGAGCCAACAAATCCAGAAAATGGTTCTACTATATAATAGACTTTTTTAAGTTTATTTAGATCAAAAGTTTTATCATAATAATTTGGTGTATAGCTTGTAGTAGATGCATAGGTAAAGTTTCTAATATTATGAACTGAGATAAGATTCTCGCGTATTTCTGCATAGGGAAGCACAGCTTGATCAGCATTCCAATTGCGATCGTTTGAAGGTTCCGTGGACCAGTTTACAATAGCAGACACAAGGATAATGCTGCTTATACTAATGAGAGCAGAGTACAAAACAATTGAGCGTAGTGTTTTTAACATAGATGAGTATAAATAGTATACATTATTTATACATGCATACGGTAAAGTCGTGGGGAAGGTAATCTACCATAATATGAACATTGTCAGAGAGCGTTTTACAAAAATCTGAAATCTCATGAGGAGAATATGCCGCATACGTAGCATCATTGCGATGGGTGGCACTATTAAGCATATTGAATATGAGAGCCTCAGATGAGAGTTCGTACATTCTTTTGATCATGTCTTTATAATACGTATCATTGTGTTCAACTTTAAAATTAAGGGATCCAGATGCGAGAACAACATCATATTTTTCTGTCACATCAAAAATGTCTTGAGTTAAAAATGTAGCCCCTGGATATTTTATCTTAGCTTCTTCTATAAACTCAGGAATGATATCTATGCCTGTATATTCAACAGGAATAGTTTTATTTTTTAAAAATAAATAAAGATCGCCAAGTCCACAGCCTACATCTAGTATCTTTTTATTTCGTAGATCAATGCTTTGTGCAAATACTTCGAAGCGGATATTTTGTGTGTGTGAATCCATCCATTGAACACTGCGGGCATCGTTGGCGCCATACTCTTTTAGAGCATCTACATAAAAATCAGAGATTCTTTTTTGATCGGTAGGTGATAAATGCATGAGACTATACTAACACACTTTTTGTGGTATAATAGATGAGTTACTATGCACTCAATAATACTTCAGTATGTAGAAGCCTGGCCACCGCTCGGGTATGCAATTATAGGTTTGGGAATGGCTATAGATGGCGAGCCTTTCCTATTTGCAGCAGCATTTTTACTCTATCAAGGAATTTTAGATTTCATTCCAACACTTTTGGTTGTATTTTCAATGACTATTATTGGAGACATTGGTTGGTTTTATTTAGGTAAGCAATTTAATCGACTTCCACGCCCTATAAAGATTTGGATAGAACGATTGGCTGGCCCGTTTGATCATTTCCTAGAATTTCATCCAGCAAAACTCATGGGGATTTCAAAGTTTGCATATGGTATCCATCATGCATTGTGGGCACGAGCAGGAGCACTCAATTTAGATCTTAAAAAATTAATTAAAATAGATATTGTTGCTACAATCGTATGGATTGGAATAGCTGGGGGACTGTCATATATATTTAGTGCTTCATTTGATAAAGTCACACGATATATTGGTTACTTAGAAATAGGGCTGCTTATTAGTCTTATTATTTTTGTCTATTTTCAGCAAAAGATAGGTAAATTTATTACTCGAAAAATGAATGATGTAAATAAAGTGTAGCTTTGTTCATACTTTGCAAAAAGTACTAAAATCTTCTAGTATGTAACAACTGTTCTGTATATGCCGTTGTAGCTCAGTTGGTAGAGCAC
Coding sequences within it:
- a CDS encoding DUF4105 domain-containing protein, whose amino-acid sequence is MLKTLRSIVLYSALISISSIILVSAIVNWSTEPSNDRNWNADQAVLPYAEIRENLISVHNIRNFTYASTTSYTPNYYDKTFDLNKLKKVYYIVEPFSGFVGSAHTFLSFEFENDQFLAVSVEIRKEQGEKFSAFKGLFNSYELMYVLADERDAVKLRSNYRKDQVYVYPVKTTQAKAQDLFMSIITRVNTLKDKPEFYNSITSNCTTNIVEHVNAITPNKVPFSFAFVMPGFSDKLAYKLGLLDTDLPIEQAREKYLINERALKFADDPEFSKRIRE
- a CDS encoding class I SAM-dependent methyltransferase, whose product is MHLSPTDQKRISDFYVDALKEYGANDARSVQWMDSHTQNIRFEVFAQSIDLRNKKILDVGCGLGDLYLFLKNKTIPVEYTGIDIIPEFIEEAKIKYPGATFLTQDIFDVTEKYDVVLASGSLNFKVEHNDTYYKDMIKRMYELSSEALIFNMLNSATHRNDATYAAYSPHEISDFCKTLSDNVHIMVDYLPHDFTVCMYK